A region of Methanomicrobium sp. W14 DNA encodes the following proteins:
- a CDS encoding nucleotidyltransferase family protein has protein sequence MSSGEDSNNNKERKEELNKIVATLNKNYNRLSQKYKISEISIIGSYARCEQTEKSDLDIMVDFSEPIGWEVVDLKDELEKILKKNVDLILKAGIIQRKRIYDGILEDAVYVKA, from the coding sequence ATGAGTTCCGGCGAAGATTCCAACAACAATAAAGAGCGAAAAGAGGAACTGAATAAAATAGTTGCAACTTTAAATAAAAATTACAACCGGCTTTCGCAAAAATACAAAATATCCGAAATCAGTATAATCGGATCATATGCAAGATGTGAACAAACAGAAAAAAGCGATCTGGACATCATGGTAGACTTTTCAGAACCAATTGGCTGGGAAGTTGTTGATCTAAAAGACGAACTTGAAAAAATTCTTAAAAAGAATGTTGATTTAATCCTTAAAGCAGGAATTATACAAAGAAAACGGATTTATGACGGAATTTTAGAGGATGCGGTATATGTCAAAGCGTGA
- a CDS encoding DUF86 domain-containing protein encodes MSKRDVLISVDDIIEAAERISDYIKYYSKEDFETDQKTIDAVVRNIEIIGEAASNIPEDFRCRYPQIPWKRIVGTRNIVIHKYFGVDTGILWFIIQKQLPELKLQMIKMIHNIEEKE; translated from the coding sequence ATGTCAAAGCGTGATGTCCTGATATCAGTTGATGATATTATTGAGGCCGCAGAGAGAATTTCAGATTATATAAAATACTATTCAAAGGAAGATTTTGAAACTGACCAAAAAACCATAGATGCAGTTGTCAGAAACATCGAAATAATAGGAGAGGCAGCCTCTAATATACCAGAGGATTTTCGTTGCAGGTATCCCCAAATCCCCTGGAAAAGAATTGTTGGCACCAGAAATATTGTAATTCACAAATATTTTGGCGTTGATACCGGCATATTATGGTTTATAATACAAAAACAGCTTCCTGAATTAAAACTTCAAATGATAAAAATGATACATAATATTGAAGAAAAAGAATAG
- a CDS encoding PAS domain-containing protein — translation MSVVYGTDIMLSLLFVGGDSDMLNAVWHFFEKYGDIRVETSGFDDALGVLENDSFDFVISCVGTSEMECLSLLKCLRDKGNNVSFIIFAEKGRGSDVIKVFNGGACYHVEKEGCNEGRFTEILDYVRKTQISKISGEMPEYTPEKLSDIIRFLPDAAFAIDTSGLVTEWNPSIERMTGVKREDIIGKGNYAYSVPFTGESGPCLADYALKNTGPERHGKYPIVNDGFCLSSIVFVTALNDGKGAFLLLKAKPFYDKKGRIAGAIETVTDITRMKKIEYDLFEKEHLLKTLMDNLPGIVYRSFNNSDWTMKFISAGCRNLTGYTADEIINDRIISYGSMIHPNDRMRVWDNIQESVNKRQPFQLVYRIYSREGEEKWVWEQGRGVFEGDRLLGLEGLVLDISKGKLAHDTMNEINRKLSLLSSITRHDILNNLSQAMSSLSLIQDEIKSKRGKNLFENANHRLNRIRDQVVFTSRYQDLGTESSLWQNLYNVIEDVSGVARDAGVSVENNTAGWCIYADSMIRAVFYNLIENSMLHGKKVKNIILSVSESKKGLCICYRDDGVGIPADKKKLIFNSDYGDNTGFGLYLSRQILGITGISIEETGKNGVLFEILVPKNKYKKY, via the coding sequence AAATGATAGTTTTGATTTTGTGATATCTTGTGTTGGGACTTCCGAAATGGAGTGTTTATCACTTTTAAAGTGCCTGAGAGATAAAGGAAACAACGTTTCTTTTATTATTTTTGCAGAAAAAGGCAGGGGAAGTGATGTAATAAAAGTATTCAATGGTGGTGCCTGTTACCACGTTGAGAAAGAAGGCTGCAATGAAGGACGGTTTACAGAAATTCTGGATTATGTAAGAAAAACGCAAATTTCAAAAATATCTGGTGAGATGCCTGAATATACGCCCGAAAAACTCTCTGATATCATACGTTTTCTGCCGGATGCAGCTTTTGCAATTGACACATCCGGATTAGTGACAGAGTGGAATCCTTCCATTGAAAGGATGACGGGTGTAAAAAGAGAGGATATAATCGGTAAAGGCAATTATGCTTATTCTGTTCCTTTTACCGGTGAGTCGGGGCCCTGTCTTGCGGATTACGCATTAAAAAATACAGGACCTGAAAGGCATGGAAAATACCCTATAGTTAACGACGGGTTCTGCCTATCCTCAATTGTTTTTGTGACTGCTTTAAATGACGGTAAAGGTGCATTTCTTCTTCTGAAGGCTAAACCCTTTTATGACAAAAAAGGAAGAATTGCAGGAGCTATAGAAACTGTAACCGATATAACCCGGATGAAGAAAATAGAATATGATCTTTTTGAAAAAGAACACCTCCTGAAGACTTTGATGGACAATCTTCCGGGTATAGTATACAGGAGCTTCAATAATTCAGACTGGACTATGAAGTTTATAAGTGCCGGCTGCAGGAATCTGACGGGGTATACTGCTGATGAAATTATCAACGACAGAATAATATCATATGGGTCGATGATTCACCCGAACGACAGGATGAGAGTATGGGATAATATTCAGGAGAGTGTTAATAAAAGGCAGCCTTTTCAGCTGGTTTACAGGATATATAGTAGAGAAGGCGAAGAAAAATGGGTGTGGGAGCAGGGAAGAGGAGTATTTGAAGGCGACAGGCTTCTCGGTCTGGAGGGGCTGGTTCTGGATATTTCAAAAGGAAAGCTCGCGCATGACACTATGAACGAAATTAACCGGAAACTTTCTCTTTTGAGCAGCATCACACGTCATGATATTTTAAACAACCTTTCGCAGGCTATGTCCTCGTTGTCTCTTATCCAGGATGAAATAAAATCAAAAAGAGGTAAGAACCTTTTTGAAAATGCAAATCACCGCCTGAACAGGATAAGGGATCAGGTTGTTTTTACAAGCAGGTATCAGGACCTCGGGACAGAAAGTTCTCTGTGGCAGAATTTGTATAATGTCATTGAAGATGTGAGTGGTGTCGCCAGAGACGCAGGTGTCAGTGTTGAAAATAATACAGCCGGATGGTGTATCTATGCTGATTCGATGATAAGAGCCGTATTTTACAATCTGATTGAAAACAGCATGCTCCATGGGAAAAAAGTGAAAAATATAATCCTTTCAGTTTCCGAAAGCAAGAAAGGGCTTTGCATCTGTTACAGGGATGACGGTGTAGGTATCCCGGCCGATAAAAAAAAGCTTATTTTTAATTCGGACTATGGTGACAATACCGGTTTTGGACTGTACCTGTCAAGGCAGATTCTGGGTATCACCGGAATAAGTATCGAAGAGACGGGAAAAAACGGGGTTTTGTTTGAAATTCTTGTTCCCAAAAACAAATACAAAAAATACTGA
- a CDS encoding energy-coupling factor ABC transporter ATP-binding protein, which translates to MDKLFDLTGISYSYPGNFRALNDVTLSIRPGEKVSILGSNGSGKSTLLSILDALIFPDSGSFSAFGNPVRSEMFDSLDDNPYSRFFRKKVGFVFQNSDVQLFSSTVYDEIAFGPLQLDLDPDEVKARTEEVMEMMGITKLRDRAPHTLSGGEKKKVCIASVLSVNPDVLLLDEPTSGLDPRSKFWLTEFLSGMGRTKKTIITATHDLETVTAISDRALVFGEEHNIVADKKSQDIMEDTQLLASTNLIHSHIHSHGSFSHVHYHYHEGEHMHGHEGDCK; encoded by the coding sequence ATGGACAAATTGTTTGACCTGACCGGTATATCATACAGCTACCCCGGAAATTTCAGGGCATTAAATGACGTCACGCTGTCAATAAGACCTGGTGAAAAGGTTTCGATACTCGGATCAAACGGCAGCGGCAAGTCCACCCTTCTTTCGATACTCGACGCACTGATATTTCCCGATTCCGGCAGCTTTTCCGCCTTCGGAAACCCTGTCAGAAGTGAGATGTTCGATTCGCTTGACGACAACCCTTACAGCCGCTTTTTCAGGAAAAAGGTGGGCTTTGTTTTCCAGAACTCGGACGTTCAGCTATTCTCATCAACAGTCTACGACGAGATTGCCTTCGGACCCCTCCAGCTTGACCTTGACCCTGACGAGGTGAAGGCAAGGACGGAAGAAGTTATGGAGATGATGGGGATAACAAAGCTTAGGGACAGGGCACCACACACCCTCAGCGGCGGCGAAAAGAAAAAGGTCTGCATTGCATCAGTACTTTCCGTAAACCCTGACGTTCTGCTCCTTGACGAACCTACAAGCGGTCTTGACCCGAGAAGCAAGTTCTGGCTCACCGAATTCCTCTCCGGGATGGGCAGAACCAAAAAGACGATTATAACCGCAACGCATGACCTGGAAACGGTAACCGCAATAAGCGACAGGGCCCTTGTTTTCGGCGAAGAGCACAATATCGTTGCAGACAAAAAAAGCCAGGATATTATGGAAGATACACAGCTTCTTGCATCGACAAACCTCATTCACAGCCATATACATTCCCACGGCTCTTTTTCGCATGTGCATTATCACTACCATGAAGGTGAGCATATGCACGGACACGAAGGGGACTGTAAATAA
- a CDS encoding DUF3089 domain-containing protein, whose translation MFLSPESLRGKSLGIPQKLPPFNPDSDIPKPPDYENPGCWVKLPEYFIRKKQPVDVFWVYPTILSDDKTYLMDISDPDLRKKAEWTIVEQASIFDGQANIYAPYYRQNNVKINPLMLTDAKAIFNLGQDDLIRAFDYFLRNFNRGERPVILAAHSQGSVRVVELSKAGELLAGDAESLKRLVCAYTIGYSITPLDLKVNPLIRISEGRDDTGCFVLYNTISDEEGKEKEGPTIIPGTFVVNPLNWKTDDTFAPASMNLGACFFKHEHQKTPDRYSGFAAAQIAGSALVITDIKNPEELPATSVTFPKGVYHMYDYAIFYENLRKNVADRISAYMEKNSEKISELS comes from the coding sequence ATGTTTTTGTCTCCTGAAAGCCTGAGAGGAAAATCACTTGGAATACCCCAAAAGCTTCCGCCTTTTAATCCCGACAGTGATATTCCAAAGCCCCCTGACTACGAAAACCCCGGATGCTGGGTGAAACTGCCCGAATATTTTATCAGGAAGAAGCAGCCTGTTGATGTGTTCTGGGTTTACCCTACCATACTTTCCGATGATAAGACGTACCTTATGGATATCTCTGACCCGGACTTAAGGAAAAAGGCCGAATGGACTATAGTCGAGCAGGCAAGCATCTTTGACGGGCAGGCTAATATCTATGCACCTTATTACAGGCAGAACAACGTGAAGATAAATCCTCTCATGCTGACTGATGCAAAAGCGATTTTCAATCTCGGCCAGGATGACCTTATCAGAGCTTTTGATTATTTCCTCAGGAATTTCAACAGGGGAGAAAGGCCGGTAATTCTTGCCGCACACAGCCAGGGTTCGGTGAGGGTCGTTGAACTTTCAAAGGCAGGGGAGCTTCTGGCGGGCGATGCCGAATCGTTAAAACGGCTCGTCTGTGCCTATACAATTGGTTATTCCATAACGCCTTTGGATTTAAAGGTAAATCCTCTAATAAGAATAAGTGAAGGCCGGGATGACACAGGCTGTTTTGTTTTGTACAATACCATCTCGGATGAAGAAGGAAAGGAAAAGGAGGGGCCGACGATTATTCCCGGGACTTTCGTTGTCAACCCCCTCAACTGGAAGACTGATGATACTTTTGCACCGGCATCAATGAACCTCGGCGCCTGCTTTTTTAAGCATGAGCACCAGAAGACACCTGACAGGTATTCCGGTTTTGCGGCTGCACAAATCGCCGGGAGCGCTCTTGTTATAACTGACATTAAAAATCCTGAAGAGCTTCCTGCAACAAGCGTCACTTTCCCAAAAGGAGTTTATCATATGTATGACTACGCGATATTTTACGAAAACCTGAGGAAGAATGTTGCAGATAGGATTAGTGCATATATGGAGAAGAATTCTGAAAAAATAAGTGAATTATCTTGA
- the cbiQ gene encoding cobalt ECF transporter T component CbiQ, with protein sequence MTEPHTCMQIPAWMKSGETTEECPSYDNKRRKKNFIQKSISGVFRFFDESLQNEKYIRQKGFLQSLDPRVKLLSIIVIILGVSMTRSIEVLLLMYILSLIAAYFSKIDLFFFIKRIWLFIPVFAGIIILPVIFNVFMPGDAAIVLISPGQGAHLGPAALPGGLTITWQGLITATRFILRVVTCVSFAVLLFLTTRHSVLFKSLRTFHVPKIYVLTLDMCYRYIFLFSGMIRDFYMAKKSRTLKPLPMIKEQKWVGERIGHTLIKSLKTGEMVHMAMVSRGFNGDAKIMDTFCANRRDYISGVFSVILGVSLIIFSQITIIH encoded by the coding sequence TTGACTGAACCGCATACATGCATGCAGATACCCGCGTGGATGAAATCCGGCGAAACAACTGAAGAATGCCCTTCATACGACAACAAAAGGCGGAAGAAGAATTTTATCCAGAAGTCTATATCCGGTGTATTCAGGTTTTTTGACGAATCACTGCAAAATGAAAAATACATCAGGCAAAAAGGCTTTCTTCAAAGCCTTGATCCGAGAGTCAAACTCCTTAGTATAATTGTCATAATACTCGGGGTAAGCATGACAAGGTCAATTGAAGTCCTCCTCCTGATGTATATTCTCTCTCTTATCGCCGCCTATTTCAGCAAAATAGACCTGTTCTTTTTCATAAAGAGAATATGGCTGTTTATCCCGGTTTTTGCAGGCATAATAATCCTGCCCGTTATATTCAACGTGTTTATGCCGGGTGATGCGGCAATTGTCCTTATAAGTCCCGGACAGGGAGCTCACCTGGGGCCGGCAGCACTTCCCGGAGGGCTTACTATAACATGGCAGGGGCTTATTACGGCCACAAGGTTTATATTGAGGGTCGTGACCTGCGTCTCTTTTGCAGTCCTGCTTTTTCTTACCACAAGGCATTCAGTCCTGTTCAAATCGCTCAGAACTTTTCATGTGCCTAAGATATATGTCCTGACGCTTGACATGTGCTACAGGTATATATTCCTCTTTTCAGGCATGATAAGAGACTTTTACATGGCGAAAAAGAGCAGGACACTAAAGCCACTTCCGATGATTAAGGAGCAGAAATGGGTCGGCGAACGTATAGGCCACACGCTCATAAAGTCTCTTAAAACCGGCGAGATGGTGCACATGGCCATGGTCTCGCGGGGGTTCAACGGAGATGCAAAAATTATGGATACATTCTGCGCGAACAGAAGGGATTACATCTCAGGGGTTTTTTCCGTCATCCTGGGTGTATCTCTCATAATATTCTCCCAGATAACTATTATTCACTAA
- the mmp10 gene encoding methyl coenzyme M reductase-arginine methyltransferase Mmp10 (Mmp10 (methanogenesis marker protein 10) is a cobalamin-requiring radical SAM methyltransferase that creates the methylarginine modification to methyl coenzyme M reductase.), with amino-acid sequence MAHLTVDIGGSPGIDCRGFCSYCYFKRLKKEENPEPFGCKYCLPFTKGCDYCTNGVRENYEGFKDIRDVADNILADLQLMDGELEKITISGGGDPSCYPQFKDLMEILGSMEVPIHIGYTSGKGFDDPDIADFMVDNGLSEISYTIFASDPKLRSEYMVDPTPKASLEVFRRLCKKIDVYAAAVIIPDVNDGEALEDTCRFAEECGAKGIILMRFANRTDQGLILGNAPIIKGQRVQTVREFAEMVISLNSRYKIKINGTPLGDPEIGSPFAITDEPDLLEKLPRVEKDATIITGSIAARPIQTILDACGNKSWVYGTQKEIACLITIDDLKSVDLSKIGEVVIIPGRSFVHEKEATEVLSSDGVERTVIRGPDMLTADAETSMGMDKNGVLQMEMDGFSELIRLMNMYGRDRE; translated from the coding sequence ATGGCGCACCTAACCGTTGACATTGGGGGAAGTCCCGGAATCGACTGCCGGGGGTTCTGCAGTTACTGCTATTTCAAGCGCCTCAAAAAAGAGGAGAACCCTGAGCCATTCGGGTGCAAATACTGCCTCCCTTTTACAAAAGGCTGTGATTACTGCACCAACGGAGTCAGGGAAAATTACGAAGGCTTCAAAGACATAAGAGACGTTGCGGACAACATCCTTGCAGACCTCCAGCTGATGGACGGCGAACTTGAAAAAATAACGATAAGCGGCGGCGGTGACCCGTCGTGCTACCCGCAGTTCAAAGACTTAATGGAAATCCTCGGGAGTATGGAGGTTCCGATTCACATCGGGTACACGTCAGGGAAAGGTTTCGACGACCCCGACATTGCAGACTTCATGGTGGACAACGGCCTTTCTGAGATATCATACACAATATTTGCAAGCGACCCGAAGCTCCGCTCGGAATACATGGTTGACCCGACACCAAAAGCCTCCCTTGAGGTATTCAGGAGGCTCTGCAAAAAAATAGACGTCTATGCCGCGGCGGTAATTATACCTGATGTGAACGACGGCGAGGCGCTCGAAGATACCTGCCGCTTCGCCGAGGAGTGCGGGGCCAAAGGAATTATACTGATGAGGTTTGCAAACCGCACCGACCAGGGCCTGATACTTGGAAACGCCCCTATAATAAAGGGGCAGAGGGTTCAAACAGTCCGTGAATTCGCGGAAATGGTCATTTCCCTGAACTCCCGGTACAAGATAAAGATAAACGGAACGCCGTTAGGTGACCCTGAAATCGGTTCGCCTTTCGCGATAACCGATGAGCCCGACCTTCTGGAAAAACTTCCACGTGTTGAAAAGGACGCGACAATAATTACCGGGAGCATCGCGGCACGTCCCATACAGACGATACTTGACGCATGTGGGAACAAATCCTGGGTGTACGGGACGCAGAAAGAGATTGCCTGCCTTATAACAATAGATGACCTGAAGTCAGTCGACCTTTCAAAAATAGGTGAAGTAGTGATTATTCCGGGAAGGAGCTTTGTTCATGAAAAGGAGGCAACAGAAGTCCTTTCATCAGACGGTGTCGAAAGAACTGTCATAAGAGGGCCAGATATGCTCACCGCCGATGCGGAGACAAGCATGGGAATGGACAAAAACGGTGTGCTGCAGATGGAGATGGACGGCTTTTCCGAACTTATCCGGCTTATGAACATGTACGGAAGAGACCGTGAGTAA
- a CDS encoding type II toxin-antitoxin system HicB family antitoxin, which translates to MEKDEDGHFYASVPSLPGCFTQAKTYEELIKRLNEAVSLYPEVNEKPESDEKREFVGVQATRG; encoded by the coding sequence ATAGAAAAAGACGAGGACGGTCATTTTTATGCCTCGGTTCCTTCACTTCCGGGTTGCTTCACACAGGCAAAAACATACGAAGAACTTATAAAGCGTCTGAATGAGGCCGTCAGTCTATATCCTGAGGTAAATGAAAAGCCTGAATCCGATGAAAAGAGAGAATTCGTGGGGGTACAGGCAACCCGAGGTTAA
- a CDS encoding TIGR04083 family peptide-modifying radical SAM enzyme: MKSPFHVMIIPTLGCPSNCLYCWSSEEDSPVMTIKTVRKAVEWLKKLEGYQVTVTFHGGEPLLAGPGFFREALPLLSEGLKHLEPTFAIQTNLWRMTPEIAEILAEYNIPVGSSLDGPKSINDLQRGVGYYEKTLEGCRIARENGLDVRFICTFTTESFERKEEIFRYFMDNGLALKLHPALPSLRGKEPEKYALPPEKYGELLVYLLDMALLHMDRTEIMNINDMCRCVFTRHGSVCTFADCMGTTFAIGPDGGIYPCYRFVGMPEYLMGNVHDNPSKEDIENSKAWKLMQEYKSFVDSNCKDCCHITYCRGGCPYNAIAPTGGKIEGVDPHCVAYKRIFDEISARLDAEMFEEPPQGMGYGGRSRRRKRKAGVTDLMQRIIMK, from the coding sequence ATGAAAAGTCCTTTTCACGTAATGATTATTCCGACTCTCGGGTGCCCTTCAAACTGTCTTTACTGCTGGAGTTCGGAGGAGGACTCTCCCGTAATGACTATAAAAACCGTCAGAAAAGCGGTTGAATGGCTGAAAAAACTTGAGGGTTACCAGGTGACCGTGACATTTCATGGCGGAGAGCCCCTTCTTGCAGGCCCCGGATTTTTCAGGGAGGCACTCCCTCTTCTCTCCGAAGGTTTAAAACACCTTGAACCCACTTTTGCCATCCAGACCAACCTGTGGAGGATGACGCCTGAGATTGCAGAAATCCTTGCAGAATACAATATCCCTGTAGGTTCAAGCCTTGACGGCCCAAAATCCATAAACGACCTCCAGAGAGGCGTCGGATACTATGAAAAAACCCTTGAAGGATGCAGAATCGCACGTGAAAACGGACTTGACGTAAGGTTTATCTGCACTTTTACAACTGAATCGTTTGAAAGAAAAGAGGAGATCTTCAGGTACTTCATGGACAACGGACTTGCGTTGAAACTTCACCCGGCACTGCCTTCACTGCGCGGAAAAGAGCCTGAAAAATATGCACTCCCGCCGGAAAAGTACGGTGAGCTTCTGGTATACCTCCTTGATATGGCTCTTCTTCATATGGACAGGACCGAGATAATGAATATAAACGACATGTGCAGGTGCGTATTTACGAGGCACGGAAGTGTGTGCACTTTTGCAGACTGCATGGGGACAACTTTTGCGATAGGCCCAGACGGAGGCATATACCCTTGCTATCGTTTTGTCGGAATGCCGGAATACCTGATGGGAAATGTGCATGACAATCCCTCAAAAGAGGATATTGAGAATTCAAAGGCATGGAAGCTTATGCAGGAATACAAAAGTTTTGTCGATTCGAACTGCAAAGACTGCTGTCATATCACCTACTGCCGCGGAGGATGCCCGTACAATGCCATTGCGCCGACCGGCGGAAAGATTGAAGGGGTCGACCCACACTGTGTGGCGTACAAAAGAATCTTTGATGAAATATCTGCCAGGCTCGATGCGGAGATGTTTGAGGAGCCCCCGCAGGGCATGGGGTACGGAGGACGCTCACGCAGGCGCAAAAGAAAAGCGGGTGTCACAGATCTTATGCAGAGAATAATTATGAAATAA